Proteins encoded in a region of the Candidatus Poribacteria bacterium genome:
- a CDS encoding ABC transporter substrate-binding protein — protein sequence MNTKIFRLMLCVFLSLSVALLSGCERIHDMGMTDEMIPPSDTDTMPTLKVGLIHPQPNYTSFGKGAELARGEINAAGGVLGMQVEFVYKEEVTATVAQDAAELAEMEGVVAILGPLFSSHAVKVGPVINIPVLLGATRAEVTADATDPNDFMFLIAGSNVLQAELLAKVISQQGASTAAMIWQNADVYSEGFVQSFKASFEKLGGSVVVEQTYESGAMMFTEQLTAVKAAAPDVLLLASFPPANPHIMKQARDMGIESTFIGSDGWDDPLMSTTLEDNEPVDGYYCTNLDPDGVDFNAAYKAKYGSVDGIAAAGYDAMRILKMAIEAVGSTDDPAAIRDAITKITNYEGATNISHFDANRNPVKSVGVRQILNGMPQDMIIEAAPEISRDE from the coding sequence ATGAACACGAAAATTTTTAGGTTAATGCTATGCGTATTCCTTTCACTCTCAGTCGCGTTGCTGTCAGGGTGTGAACGAATACATGACATGGGGATGACTGACGAGATGATCCCTCCCTCTGATACCGACACAATGCCCACGCTTAAAGTGGGTTTGATTCATCCGCAGCCAAATTATACCAGTTTTGGTAAAGGGGCTGAACTCGCTCGAGGTGAAATCAACGCAGCGGGTGGTGTCCTCGGTATGCAGGTGGAATTCGTCTATAAAGAGGAAGTGACCGCCACCGTCGCTCAGGATGCCGCAGAATTAGCTGAAATGGAAGGGGTTGTTGCGATATTGGGGCCTCTCTTTTCGAGTCATGCTGTGAAAGTTGGACCGGTTATCAATATCCCAGTACTTTTGGGCGCAACAAGGGCAGAGGTGACGGCAGACGCGACTGACCCAAACGATTTTATGTTTCTCATTGCAGGCTCCAATGTGTTACAGGCGGAACTTTTGGCAAAAGTTATAAGTCAACAAGGAGCGAGCACCGCTGCAATGATTTGGCAGAACGCGGATGTCTATTCTGAGGGTTTTGTGCAATCATTTAAGGCAAGTTTTGAAAAACTTGGTGGGAGCGTAGTTGTCGAGCAAACCTATGAGAGTGGAGCAATGATGTTTACCGAACAACTGACTGCTGTTAAGGCTGCAGCCCCTGATGTCCTTCTTCTCGCCAGTTTTCCACCAGCGAACCCACATATAATGAAACAGGCACGGGATATGGGAATTGAATCTACCTTTATTGGTAGCGATGGTTGGGACGATCCGCTGATGTCTACGACTTTGGAGGATAATGAACCTGTTGACGGTTACTATTGTACCAACTTAGATCCGGATGGTGTAGATTTTAATGCTGCTTATAAGGCGAAATACGGCTCTGTTGACGGCATTGCAGCAGCAGGCTATGATGCCATGAGAATCTTGAAAATGGCGATCGAGGCAGTGGGATCAACGGATGATCCAGCTGCGATTCGAGATGCAATCACTAAAATCACAAACTACGAAGGTGCTACAAATATCTCTCATTTTGATGCGAATCGCAATCCAGTCAAAAGTGTCGGGGTACGGCAAATTCTTAATGGTATGCCGCAGGATATGATAATTGAGGCGGCACCTGAGATTAGTAGAGACGAGTAA
- a CDS encoding DNA methyltransferase — MLLTLKQASQWASAHLNKNVTPANITYLIQYGRIDSVVNNGSTLVTKQSLEDYYSLNRRETRWKDELGDDLNWTLSFEKIKEAETTKHVHRLHPYKGKFIPQLVEYFLDAHTDNFKQSVYFQPGDIVLDPFCGSGTTLVQANELGMHAIGADVSAFNAFIGNAKVATYDLTHLYAESQKITAALKNFVATSGIAEFESKLAEMLVDFNNKYFPISFKRQVRLGEINQKQYGGEKEAAFLETYRKLVAEYQIDIQMPTDSARFMKQWYLPGVRAEIDFVHNEIRKVKEVSTQRALMLILSRTIRSCRATTHADLGTLRKPVTTTYYCRKHGKVCKPLFSILSWWERYCKDSVQRWVEFNRLKTDTFQHCITGDSRTIDFFTMLKQVDMQFAQIAQKQKIKGIFTSPPYVGLINYHEQHGYAYDLFGFKRLDELEIGPLFRGKGREARESYIQGIAGVFKNCQRFLADDYDVFVVANDKFNMYPIIAEIAGMHIVNQHKRPVLNRTEKNRESAYSETIFHLKKKKD; from the coding sequence ATGCTTCTTACACTTAAACAGGCAAGCCAATGGGCTTCAGCACACCTCAACAAAAACGTTACACCCGCAAATATCACCTATTTAATCCAATATGGGAGAATTGACTCCGTTGTTAACAACGGATCAACATTGGTTACTAAGCAAAGCCTTGAAGATTACTACAGTTTGAACCGTCGAGAAACACGATGGAAAGATGAACTCGGGGACGATTTGAACTGGACGCTGTCTTTTGAAAAAATCAAAGAAGCAGAAACAACAAAACACGTTCATCGGTTACATCCATACAAAGGTAAATTTATTCCTCAATTAGTTGAATATTTTTTGGATGCACATACCGACAATTTTAAGCAAAGTGTTTATTTTCAACCGGGGGATATTGTGCTTGATCCGTTCTGCGGGAGTGGGACTACCTTAGTCCAAGCAAACGAACTCGGTATGCACGCTATTGGTGCTGATGTCTCGGCGTTTAATGCTTTCATCGGCAATGCTAAGGTCGCGACTTATGATTTGACCCATTTGTATGCGGAGAGTCAGAAAATCACGGCAGCCCTCAAAAATTTTGTCGCTACATCTGGGATAGCCGAATTTGAATCTAAACTTGCGGAAATGCTCGTTGATTTTAATAATAAATATTTTCCAATTTCCTTCAAACGCCAAGTCAGATTGGGTGAAATAAATCAGAAACAGTATGGAGGTGAGAAGGAAGCCGCTTTTTTAGAAACGTACCGTAAACTTGTTGCCGAGTACCAAATTGACATACAAATGCCAACTGATTCCGCTCGCTTTATGAAGCAATGGTACCTTCCAGGGGTCAGAGCCGAGATTGATTTTGTCCACAATGAAATTCGCAAAGTAAAAGAGGTATCAACACAAAGAGCTCTAATGCTTATCTTAAGTCGGACTATCCGTTCTTGCAGAGCCACAACGCACGCAGATTTAGGGACATTGCGGAAGCCCGTGACGACGACCTACTATTGCCGAAAACATGGGAAGGTCTGCAAACCGCTTTTCTCAATTCTCAGTTGGTGGGAGCGGTACTGTAAGGATAGTGTACAACGATGGGTTGAATTTAACAGATTAAAAACGGATACTTTTCAACACTGCATAACGGGCGATTCGCGGACAATTGACTTCTTCACGATGTTGAAACAGGTAGATATGCAATTCGCGCAGATTGCGCAAAAACAAAAAATCAAAGGAATTTTTACAAGTCCTCCGTATGTTGGACTGATCAACTATCATGAGCAACACGGTTATGCCTATGATCTCTTCGGTTTCAAAAGGTTAGATGAATTGGAAATTGGTCCACTGTTTAGAGGAAAGGGACGTGAAGCAAGAGAATCTTACATTCAGGGTATAGCAGGAGTTTTCAAGAATTGTCAGCGGTTTTTGGCTGACGATTACGATGTCTTTGTTGTTGCAAACGATAAGTTTAATATGTATCCGATTATCGCTGAGATAGCGGGCATGCACATTGTCAATCAGCACAAGCGTCCTGTCCTAAATCGAACCGAAAAGAATCGAGAGTCAGCGTATTCCGAGACAATATTCCACTTGAAAAAGAAAAAGGATTGA
- a CDS encoding aminoglycoside phosphotransferase family protein, whose translation MKVDNTFDKTELKKSLSTAYALPLQSITFFPEGEDSYGYIVVSETGEKYFVKASTSVPDICLQAALRLRHQGNISGIVAPLETKGGALSIPWRDFRVSLFPFIEGKSRWDLWKVGKDFTDTELSQTAALLATIHGSTDAIAFNSLTVAKYDLPLRHELHIVLEAPEKIPARNGYQKRLLEAIMQHRSEVLQTLERYDALGRSATAQQTPFVITHGDPTPGNLILDTENQLHLIDWDGVCLGPPEKDLVSFTGERFEIVLEEYLTGRQRDVSLHTDIFGFYIYEWTLNEIRDYGTKILFKNNDVQQNEYDWESLQDYLPPNQALMEDGIAAVQSTLNRCGVL comes from the coding sequence ATGAAAGTTGACAATACTTTTGATAAAACGGAGCTAAAAAAATCCCTCAGTACTGCCTACGCACTACCTTTGCAGTCTATAACCTTTTTTCCTGAAGGTGAGGATAGTTACGGCTACATCGTTGTGTCTGAAACCGGAGAAAAGTATTTTGTCAAAGCCTCTACTTCTGTCCCAGATATCTGTCTGCAGGCAGCGTTGCGCTTGCGGCACCAGGGCAACATATCCGGCATTGTCGCGCCTTTGGAAACGAAAGGTGGCGCGCTAAGTATTCCGTGGAGAGATTTCCGGGTCTCGCTGTTTCCATTCATTGAAGGTAAAAGCCGGTGGGATTTATGGAAGGTCGGAAAAGATTTCACCGATACGGAACTCTCACAAACAGCGGCATTGCTCGCGACAATCCATGGAAGCACAGATGCAATTGCCTTTAACAGCCTTACAGTCGCAAAGTATGACTTGCCTTTACGACATGAACTTCACATAGTGCTTGAGGCACCGGAGAAGATACCGGCTCGGAATGGATACCAGAAGCGGCTTCTTGAAGCGATTATGCAACACAGATCAGAGGTTCTACAGACGCTTGAGAGATACGATGCATTAGGGCGTTCGGCGACAGCACAACAAACCCCCTTTGTGATTACACACGGCGATCCGACACCGGGAAATCTGATTTTGGATACTGAAAACCAATTACACTTAATTGATTGGGATGGTGTCTGCTTAGGTCCGCCTGAAAAAGATTTAGTCTCTTTCACAGGTGAGCGATTTGAGATAGTTCTGGAGGAGTATCTCACGGGGAGACAGAGAGACGTTTCCTTACACACAGACATTTTCGGTTTCTATATCTATGAATGGACACTTAATGAAATCCGAGATTATGGGACCAAGATCCTTTTTAAGAACAACGACGTGCAACAGAACGAATACGATTGGGAAAGTTTGCAAGACTATCTTCCGCCTAATCAGGCATTGATGGAAGACGGTATTGCGGCTGTCCAAAGCACACTTAATAGGTGTGGTGTTCTATGA
- a CDS encoding TdeIII family type II restriction endonuclease, with product MHSQRQLMIKEKIKDCMLEKFQSYSPETSYMPFHHRLLGKDRMALYSFIHSLNTKFGTSFYEPVAMALASERFRVVRTQVKPADKISTQAHQRIQTIIDGLGTADRNPNKPLEIQEIREVCRAGTLEKVKLTRVDIWLENYEGELFLFDLKTVKPNKGNFKEFKRTLLEWTAAELARDPGAAVNTMIGIPYNPYEPKRYERWTLKGMLDLEHDILIAEELWNFIGGEGTYTDLLDAFEMAGIELRPEIDSYFEKFTYES from the coding sequence ATGCATTCACAACGGCAGTTAATGATCAAAGAGAAGATTAAGGATTGTATGCTCGAAAAGTTCCAGTCGTATAGTCCTGAAACAAGTTACATGCCATTTCACCATCGTTTGCTTGGTAAAGATCGGATGGCTTTATATTCTTTCATTCACTCCTTGAATACAAAATTTGGCACCTCATTTTACGAACCGGTAGCAATGGCTTTGGCAAGTGAAAGGTTTAGGGTGGTCAGAACTCAAGTTAAACCCGCTGACAAAATTAGCACTCAAGCACATCAAAGGATCCAAACAATCATTGATGGATTGGGAACCGCGGATAGAAACCCAAATAAGCCTCTGGAAATCCAGGAAATCAGAGAAGTATGTCGAGCTGGAACTTTAGAAAAGGTTAAACTAACGCGAGTGGATATTTGGTTGGAAAACTATGAGGGTGAGTTGTTTTTATTTGACCTAAAAACTGTGAAACCTAACAAAGGTAATTTTAAGGAGTTCAAACGAACTCTTTTGGAGTGGACCGCCGCCGAATTAGCACGAGATCCAGGGGCAGCTGTAAACACAATGATTGGCATTCCTTACAATCCTTACGAACCAAAACGTTATGAACGATGGACATTGAAAGGAATGTTAGATTTAGAGCACGATATTTTGATAGCAGAAGAACTCTGGAATTTTATCGGTGGTGAAGGAACTTACACAGATTTGTTGGATGCCTTTGAAATGGCTGGTATTGAGTTAAGACCAGAGATTGATAGTTATTTCGAGAAATTTACATATGAAAGTTGA
- a CDS encoding SAM-dependent chlorinase/fluorinase, whose translation MTSLTGTIVEIDDHGNAVTDLEIAPFTERGWKLGDTLEATFATGQKIQIKFVENYGDVPVGDYLGRFSTSTKQFKIAINMGNIVEALKLKNQSKVMLQKVESPSTN comes from the coding sequence ATGACATCGCTCACTGGGACAATTGTGGAAATCGACGATCACGGCAATGCCGTGACCGATCTGGAAATTGCCCCATTTACCGAACGCGGTTGGAAACTCGGTGACACGCTTGAAGCGACGTTTGCAACAGGACAGAAAATTCAGATAAAATTCGTTGAAAACTATGGGGATGTTCCGGTCGGGGACTACTTGGGACGGTTTTCGACCTCTACCAAACAATTCAAGATTGCGATTAACATGGGCAACATCGTTGAAGCCTTGAAGTTGAAAAACCAGAGCAAAGTGATGCTTCAGAAAGTAGAATCACCCTCAACCAATTAG
- a CDS encoding endonuclease/exonuclease/phosphatase family protein, producing the protein MLKKMNVYSRYLKFDSSIKIILLLFGILLVLSGCERISAPMLPDDSAVVEAEPLTVMTYNVYVGGSTDRLLTVENLLQVPQEVANMYNNVVASDFPGRAAAIAKSIKVYQPHLIGLQEISLIRRQSPGDRLTGGEPAEEVLFDFLEIMMEALQTEGLNYQVAAKVQNFDIEMPMGSFTEYDDIRLTDFDVILARSDVTVSRPVSMNYNSKLTIDDLFIEVLRGYVAIDATVSGTTYRVVNTHLEAEALGKGSRVAQAQELINNLQDETLPIILLGDFNTAAPDGAAYQILLSAGYVDVWQMDSEGTGNTCCQADDLLNAESAHFMRIDQIFVRNLEASASVLTHTVGDTPLEQLASGLWPSDHAGVVAHLAFE; encoded by the coding sequence ATGTTAAAAAAAATGAATGTTTATAGTCGGTATTTGAAGTTTGATAGTTCCATAAAAATTATTCTCCTATTGTTTGGCATCCTATTGGTTCTTTCGGGTTGCGAAAGAATATCAGCCCCGATGCTACCGGATGACAGTGCCGTAGTTGAAGCGGAGCCGCTTACAGTGATGACTTACAACGTTTACGTCGGAGGTAGCACTGACCGACTTTTAACTGTAGAGAATCTGTTACAGGTGCCCCAAGAAGTCGCTAATATGTATAACAACGTTGTAGCATCAGACTTTCCGGGACGCGCAGCGGCGATCGCTAAGTCTATAAAAGTATATCAACCACATCTCATCGGGTTACAAGAGATTTCACTGATTCGCCGACAGAGCCCGGGAGATAGACTCACAGGTGGAGAGCCTGCTGAAGAAGTACTCTTCGATTTTCTCGAAATTATGATGGAAGCCCTTCAAACGGAAGGTTTAAACTATCAGGTCGCCGCGAAAGTCCAAAATTTTGATATTGAAATGCCAATGGGATCATTTACCGAATATGACGACATCCGTCTAACCGATTTTGATGTAATTCTCGCCCGAAGCGATGTCACTGTCTCGCGCCCTGTGAGCATGAATTATAACAGTAAACTTACGATTGACGATCTCTTCATCGAAGTCTTGCGAGGCTACGTCGCTATAGATGCCACTGTCTCAGGTACGACTTACCGCGTTGTCAATACACATTTGGAGGCAGAGGCATTAGGGAAAGGAAGCCGGGTGGCGCAAGCACAAGAACTCATAAATAACCTTCAAGACGAAACTTTGCCAATCATCCTGTTAGGGGATTTTAATACAGCGGCCCCCGATGGTGCTGCTTACCAAATTTTATTATCGGCGGGATATGTTGATGTTTGGCAGATGGACTCTGAGGGAACCGGCAATACCTGTTGTCAAGCTGATGACCTCTTGAATGCGGAGAGTGCCCATTTTATGCGGATTGATCAGATTTTCGTCCGCAACCTTGAGGCATCTGCTTCTGTCTTAACACACACCGTAGGGGATACACCTTTAGAACAGTTGGCCTCTGGATTGTGGCCCTCCGACCACGCGGGAGTCGTTGCACATCTCGCGTTTGAGTAG